A single genomic interval of Aphidius gifuensis isolate YNYX2018 linkage group LG6, ASM1490517v1, whole genome shotgun sequence harbors:
- the LOC122859199 gene encoding transcription cofactor vestigial-like protein 4 isoform X2, with translation MSAVESALDVLSRAATMISQEERPKTTNLHRKPSSAWRKERRRDPIQSEALDMSAANRVHHHHSRPSVIVPTAPQPGVTSEDTAKSPTASATPSMAIGGNRTGMRTTTGVSDPAIDEHFKRSLGLEEYAAVFSGPTNGDKETGLSVDDHFKKALGETWDKLKKKKTTKEST, from the exons atGTCTGCTGTTGAAAGTGCCCTCGATGTCCTCTCCAGGGCTGCTACAATGATCAGCCAag AAGAAAGACCAAAAACAACGAATCTTCATAGAAAACCAAGTAGCGCGTGGCGAAAAGAACGCAGGAGAGATCCAATTCAAAGTGAAGCACTTGATATGTCAGCAGCAAATAgagttcatcatcatcacagcAGGCCAAGTGTTATAGTTCCAACTGCACCACAAcctg GAGTAACTAGTGAAGACACAGCGAAATCACCAACAGCATCGGCGACACCATCAATGGCTATTGGTGGTAATAGAACTGGAATGAGAACTACAACTGGTGTTAGTGATCCAGCAATTGATGAACACTTTAAAAGATCACTGGGTCTTGAAGAGTATGCTGCTGTTTTTAGTGGACCAACGAATGGTGATAAAGAAACTGGACTGAGTG TTGACGATCACTTTAAAAAAGCACTCGGCGAAACATGggataaattaaagaaaaaaaaaacaaccaaagAATCAACCTAA
- the LOC122859146 gene encoding sorting nexin-13-like, whose product MNIMINGLIGGVSIIILVGIFGIFFIIKLVICLIVLTIGVLTCIYKKYTPKIDDSIKLSKKNLYKKTELLKCYLDKLSMKKNNYSLDKRVTGSHIIDESLQEILDFIIRDFIESWYNDLTNDDEFIKSVRDTAQKIAINIANRFKNVDWIQYLTTRLVDDVASHLRLYRQSRAKIKQLNNVNININSNNNSSNNNNNNNNNNTSSSSSSNSSGTPKRLPTHRRNKSETDVSWYSQSKFYIPNLTSLGEPMINNNKKTQSTNNIGPDNVDDVDDDDTNSNNNNKTLENIFFNLEFKMENNLLCRDEICTNNDKELSLLNELSDILLYLLLPKCDFDCITIRLILRELLVNIIIRPIFDLLSDPDYINQTFIMYFLNNKLTTTLSSDIFLTILKITNNIDELISTKNIINHEIILLRSRDSGGDDDLIVKQQLNSLNYVKKIIDNKIGNMQDGIYLNDNDFINNNSIVQTKLINIPLDELLKNNIALSYFIDYMQYINSENYLFFYLNIYGWRVSAEQQLSDIELYKINNKIQSTATINCLKRKIYNLNNLKDAALKIYQQYLSDKSSFKIKLDDVIVKKFIIRLKNESVKENWFDELSKCCYDKLQNYDKFLPSFKRSKSYIKLLAELDLLKDNISDDDIKSLDNISLSSIDDKIKSSNSVQSNSNSSTSLTSIDNACVINDDDGDDKNTNVCINNTATTSANDYFKVDESTTFDEATMKKLQQGKYNLIAEIIETGIVNDHGKTYGIYAISVCKKYDNGYNEKWHIYRRYSDFHDLHQKIKDKYYDLAKLPFPAKKTFHNMDRAVLEKRMIMLNLWMDKLTKQYITDGHMGLQNMLLCFLEQGEYDKGVTGGQISRTIDTLVNPIKTSMKTVTQAVKTMPDNMINTVDGVMDNISKFFGNPRKNSGFYESTKVGASIDTETDDNIPLRIILLLMDEVFDLKVRNQWLRRRIVTLVRQIIRTMFGDIVNRRIVEYVSFLTSPKNVATYLQLFKQSYWPNGVRADAKPPRDSETKNRTRVAAKVALLSCLSDELKHIIGSETTRRGLLLVFELFQMPVLNRRLLYVLFEGIIENLFPDNNLIIIIRKLYSKSPRVINNNQQKINS is encoded by the exons atgaatataatgataaatggaTTAATTGGAGGAGTGTCTATTATAATTCTCGTTGGTATATTtggcatattttttataataaaattggtaATATGTCTAATTGTATTGACAATTGGTGTATTAAcatgtatatacaaaaaatatacaccaaaaattgatgatagtataaaattaagtaaaaaaaatttatacaaaaagactgagttattaaaatgttaccttgataaattgtcaatgaaaaaaaataattatagtcTTGATAAACGTGTTACTGGTAGtcatattattgatgaatcattacaAGAAATATTAGATTTTATAATACGTGATTTTATTGAATCATGGTACAATGatttaacaaatgatgatgaatttataaaatcagtACGTGATACAGCacaaaaaattgcaattaatattgcaaatcgttttaaaaatgttgattggatacaatatttaacaacacgtcttgttgatgatgttgcatCACATTTGCGTCTTTATCGTCAATCACGtgctaaaataaaacaactaaacaatgttaatattaatattaatagtaataataatagcagcaataacaacaacaacaacaacaacaacaatacaagTAGTAGTAGTTCAAGTAATTCAAGTGGTACACCAAAACGTTTACCAACTCATAGACGTAATAAAAGTGAAACAGATGTATCATGGTATTCACaatcaaaattttacataCCAAATTTAACATCACTCGGTGAaccaatgataaataataataaaaaaactcaatcaacaaataatattggtcctgataatgttgatgatgttgatgatgatgatactaatagtaataataataataaaacattagaaaatatattttttaatttagaatttaaaatggaaaataatttattatgtcgTGATGAAATATGcacaaataatgataaagaattatcattgttaaatgaattatcagatatattattatatttattattaccaaaATGTGATTTTGATTGTATAACCATTAGATTAATATTACGtgaattattagttaatataataatacgtccaatatttgatttattatcagaTCCAGATTATATTAATCAAACAtttatcatgtattttttaaataataaattaacaacaacattatcaagtgatatatttttaacaatattaaaaataacaaataatattgatgaattaatatcaactaaaaatattattaatcatgaaattatattattaagatCACGTGAtagtggtggtgatgatgatttaattgtaaaacaacaattaaatagtttaaattatgttaaaaaaattattgataataaaattggtaATATGCAAgatggtatttatttaaatgacaatgattttattaataataatagtattgttCAAACAAAGCTAATAAATATACCACTTGATgagttgttaaaaaataatattgctctgagttattttattgattacatgcaatatattaattcagaaaattatttatttttttatttaaatatatatggttGGCGTGTATCAGCTGAACAACAATTATCTGatattgaattatataaaataaataataaaatacaatcaacagcaacaataaattgtttaaaacgtaaaatatataatttaaataatttaaaagatgctgcattaaaaatatatcaacaatatttaagtgataaatcatcatttaaaattaaacttgatgatgttattgttaaaaaatttataatacgtttaaaaaatgaaagtgtTAAAGAAAATTGGtttgatgaattatcaaaatgttGTTATGATAAGTtacaaaattatgataaatttttaccgTCATTTAAACGTTCAAAatcttatattaaattattagctGAATTGGATTTATTAAAAGACAATATatctgatgatgatattaaatcaCTAGATAATATTagtttatcatcaattgatgataaaattaaatcgtCAAATAGTGTACAATCAAATTCAAATTCATCAACGAGTTTAACGAGTATTGATAATGCATGTgttataaatgatgatgatggtgatgataaaaatacaaatgtttgtattaataatacagCAACAACAAGTGCAAATGATTATTTCAAGGTTGATGAATCAACGACATTTGATGAAGCaactatgaaaaaattacaacaaggaaaatataatttaattgctgaaataattgaaactgGTATTGTTAATGATCATGGTAAAACATATGGTATATATGCAATATcagtttgtaaaaaatatgataatggttataatgaaaaatggcATATATATCGTCGTTATTCGGATTTTCATGATttacatcaaaaaattaaagataaatattatgatttaGCTAAATTACCATTTCCAgctaaaaaaacatttcataaTATGGATCGTGCTGTTTTAGAAAAAAGAATgattatgttaaatttatggatggataaattaacaaaacaatatattacTGATGGACATATGGGACTACAAAATATGttactttgttttttagaACAGGGTGAATATGACAAAGGTGTTACTGGTGGACAAATATCACGAACg aTTGATACACTGGTTAATCCAATCAAGACGTCAATGAAAACAGTTACACAAGCTGTTAAAACAATGCCagataatatgataaatactGTTGATGGTGTTATGGATAatattagtaaattttttggtaatccCAGAAAAAATAGTGGCTTTTATGAAAGTACCAAAGTTGGAGCAAGCATTGATACTGag aCTGACGACAATATACCATTGAgaataatattactattaatgGACGAagtatttgatttaaaagttAGAAATCAATGGCTAAGAAGAAGAATAGTAACATTAGTTAGACAAATAATTCGCACAATGTTTGGTGATATTGTTAATCGTAGAATTGTTGAGTatgtttcatttttaacaaGTCCAAAAAATGTCGCAACGTATTTACAACTATTTAa acaAAGTTACTGGCCAAATGGGGTACGAGCAGATGCAAAGCCACCCCGTGATTCTGAGACAAAAAATCGTACACGAGTTGCTGCTAAAGTTGCATTACTCTCTTGCTTATCTGATGAACTTAAACATATCATTGGTAGCGAAACAACGAGACGTGGATTATTACttgtatttgaattatttcaaatgcCTGTTTTAAATAGAAGACTACTTTATGTTCTCTTTGAAggtatcattgaaaatttatttcccgataataatttaattattattatcagaaaaTTATACTCAAAATCACCACgtgtcattaataataatcaacaaaaaattaattcttga
- the LOC122859199 gene encoding transcription cofactor vestigial-like protein 4 isoform X1: MQSIGGDIDVHENMSSLKKNFTYWQPWRNDVDNNNYVENKIDNYYHNYYINYLQYFRYHEERPKTTNLHRKPSSAWRKERRRDPIQSEALDMSAANRVHHHHSRPSVIVPTAPQPGVTSEDTAKSPTASATPSMAIGGNRTGMRTTTGVSDPAIDEHFKRSLGLEEYAAVFSGPTNGDKETGLSVDDHFKKALGETWDKLKKKKTTKEST; this comes from the exons atgCAGTCGATTGGGGGTGATATTGATGTACATGAAAATATGtcatcgttaaaaaaaaattttacatactGGCAACCTTGGCGTAATGatgttgacaataataattatgttgaaaataaaattgacaattattatcacaactattatataaattatttacaatattttcgtTATCATG AAGAAAGACCAAAAACAACGAATCTTCATAGAAAACCAAGTAGCGCGTGGCGAAAAGAACGCAGGAGAGATCCAATTCAAAGTGAAGCACTTGATATGTCAGCAGCAAATAgagttcatcatcatcacagcAGGCCAAGTGTTATAGTTCCAACTGCACCACAAcctg GAGTAACTAGTGAAGACACAGCGAAATCACCAACAGCATCGGCGACACCATCAATGGCTATTGGTGGTAATAGAACTGGAATGAGAACTACAACTGGTGTTAGTGATCCAGCAATTGATGAACACTTTAAAAGATCACTGGGTCTTGAAGAGTATGCTGCTGTTTTTAGTGGACCAACGAATGGTGATAAAGAAACTGGACTGAGTG TTGACGATCACTTTAAAAAAGCACTCGGCGAAACATGggataaattaaagaaaaaaaaaacaaccaaagAATCAACCTAA
- the LOC122859187 gene encoding mitochondrial tRNA-specific 2-thiouridylase 1 — MFKNIVVGLSGGVDSAVATLLLKRKGFNVTAVFLKNWDTADETGKCLSDEEYKDAQRICQKLDVPLLQVDFVKDYWHEVFTYLIDSYENGTTPNPDIMCNKNIKFNKFYQYARNNLKADAIATGHYAKSSFGSYLENYSINSKVKLLNARDNTKDQTFFLSQVKQEPLQRCMFPLADYKKIDVKKIATDNGLDFIAKKDESMGICFIGSRSFQNFISEYIEDNPGNFVDYDSGKIVGKHRGFHFWTLGQRCKISGAPKAYFIYRKESSTNDILVVQGTDHPALFTRLVMTSEPYWISEEPCELINNGILECEFKFQHSHPPVPCRVYKSLNNHLVIQLAKAKRAISPGQFAVLYLNNECLGSAPILQPGPSLQMIGETIDNDLDEYLDIGIRTAMR; from the exons atgtttaaaaatattgttgttggttTATCTGGTGGTGTTGACAGTGCAGTTGCAACACTTCTTCTTAAACGTAAAG GTTTTAATGTGACTGctgtgtttttaaaaaattgggaTACTGCTGATGAAACTGGCAAGTGTTTATCAGATGAAGAATACAAAGATGCTCAAAgaatttgtcaaaaattagaTGTACCATTATTACAAGTTGattttgtcaaagattatTGGCACGAAGTATTTAC atatttaattgatagcTATGAAAATGGAACAACACCAAATCCAGATATaatgtgtaataaaaatattaagtttaataaattttatcaatatgccagaaataatttaaaagctgATGCAATTGCAACTGGACATTATGCAAAATCATCATTCGGCTcgtatttagaaaattatagTATAAATTCAA aaGTTAAGCTATTAAATGCTCGTGACAACACAAAAGACCagacattttttctatcacaAGTCAAACAAGAACCACTTCAACGATGTATGTTTCCACTTgctgattataaaaaaattgatgttaaaaaaatagcaacaGATAATGGCCTAGATTTTATTGCTAAAAAAGATGAAAGTATGGGAATATGTTTTATTGGAAGTAGatcatttcaaaattttatatcagag TATATTGAAGATAATCCAggtaattttgttgattatgaTAGTGGAAAAATTGTTGGTAAACATAGGGGTTTTCATTTTTGGACACTTGGACAAAGATGTAAAATATCTGGTGCTCCAAaagcatattttatttatcgtaaAGAAAGCAGTACCAATGATATTCTTGTG gtaCAAGGAACTGATCATCCAGCATTGTTTACTCGTTTGGTGATGACATCTGAGCCATACTGGATCAGTGAAGAACCATgtgaattaattaacaatggaATATTAGAgtgtgaatttaaatttcaacattCACATCCACCAGTACCATGTAGAGTATATAAATCTCTGAATAATCATTTGGTCATTCAACTGGCAAAAGCTAAACGTGCAATATCACCAGGACAATTTGctgttttgtatttaaataatgaatgttTAGGAAGTGCTCCAATATTACAACCTGGTCCATCATTACAAATGATTGGTGAAACAATTGACAATGATCTTGATGAGTATCTTGATATAGGAATCAGAACAGCAATgcgataa
- the LOC122859174 gene encoding heat shock 70 kDa protein 14-like — MAATASFGLYLGNTSACLAIYKDENVDVVANHAGDRVTPAAISFHESEQIAGLPAKAGIFRNGPNTVLNNKRLMNKKIDSDELEDAIKTSTSKIIDDDKNALHYALKVGEKTKKVTVDSVSTLLFGAMYDISISAAHDDDEHNVVLCVPNRFNSESIKGWSSTAEKAGFKVLQVIGEPIATCIAHGLGQDKTKNELVLVYRVGGVSSDISLVNISGGAFTIESSKYYPQLGGQKLTNLMTIYLAEEFRNKYKIDPNESKRSISKLKFDAEKCKHVLSTMSTAHCFVESLCEGVDFSHNITRARFENIIGPHIPDYLKPIDDILNASNKKHIDIKKIILCGGTMKLPKLQEKIGSLFPNGIILTSKWSHDETMAVGAAIQSSQLTSRGIKDCELNSTTVELHSLAKTITVKIDNAQSIVIPANTVVPIKIQTIIELPNIKNDKIEIKIFEGEDNDNKIMQKIGLISLKINGPGKFKVDTDLTESNFIIHITESSTGKKSSFRFAIHDSS, encoded by the exons atggcAGCGACAGCTTCATTTGGTCTTTATTTAGGAAATACATCAGCATGTTTGGCAATATACAAA gatgaaaatgttgatgttgttgcaaATCATGCTGGTGATCGTGTTACACCAGCTGCCATTTCATTTCACGAATCTGAacag atAGCCGGATTACCAGCAAAAGCTGGAATATTTAGAAATGGACCAAAtactgttttaaataataaacgtttaatgaataaaaaaattgatagtgATGAATTGGAAGATGCAATTAAAACAAGTAcaagtaaaattattgatgatgataaaaatgcaCTTCATTATGCATTAAAAGTTggtgaaaaaactaaaaaagttACAGTTGATTCAgtatcaacattattatttggtgCAATGTATGATATATCAATATCAGCTgctcatgatgatgatgaacataATGTTGTATTATGTGTACCAAATAGATTCAATAGTGAAAGTATCAAAGGTTGGAGTAGTACTGCTGAAAAAGCTGGTTTTAAAGTGCTACAAGTTATTGGTGAACCAATTGCAACTTGTATTGCTCATGGTCTTGGTCAAGATAAGACTAAAAATGA actTGTATTGGTGTACAGAGTTGGTGGTGTATCAAGTGATATATCACTTGTAAATATATCTGGTGGTGCATTTAcaattgaatcatcaaaatattatccaCAATTAGGTGGACAAAAGCTAACAAATTTAATGACAATATATTTGGCTGAagaatttagaaataaatataaaattgatccAAATGAAAGTAAAAGATCAATATCAAAACTTAAATTTGATGCTGAAAAATGTAAACATGTATTATCAACAATGTCAACAGCTCATTGTTTTGTTGAATCATTATGTGAAGGTGTTGATTTTAGTCACAATATAACAAGAGCaagatttgaaaatattattggacCACATATACCAGATTATCTTAAGCcaattgatgatatattaaatgcatcaaataaaaaacatattgatattaaaaaaattatactgtgTGGTGGTACAATGAAACTGCCAAAGCTCCAAGAAAAAATTGGCTCTTTATTTCCAAATGGTATAATATTAACAAGCAAATGGAGTCATGATGAAACAATGGCTGTTGGTGCTGCTATTCAATCATCACAATTAACATCACGTGGTATTAAAGATtgtgaattaaattcaacaactgTTGAACTTCATTCACTTGCTAAAACAATTActgttaaaattgataatgcaCAATCAATTGTTATACCTGCAAATACTGTTGTaccaattaaaattcaaacaattattgaattaccaaatattaaaaatgacaaaattgaaattaaaatatttgaggGTGAagataatgacaataaaataatgcaaaaaattGGACTG atttcattgaaaataaatggacCAGGAAAATTCAAAGTTGATACTGATTTAACTGAATCAAATTTCATAATTCACATAACTGAATCATCAACAGgcaaaaaatcatcatttcgttttgcaattcaTGATAGttcataa